A window of Ignavibacterium sp. contains these coding sequences:
- a CDS encoding GspE/PulE family protein, which yields MRKPEPLRIRHCSLANYYEAETVYKLKNLIELIQVAIAMIIMVVMIALTLVSAETATVRPKTPGTASVTTNTEFRVSMIDTNLEMSDKIGYLLYKKGIIDAQTLERAINAKNNDKSKVKRNLAQILVQDFGYDHDVIFREVAILYAFRELDTKPEEIPESRLQLIRNLIESGGENLKKMMLDHGVIPFMFDDKNRDKLILAATDPTDREIAKIAFGLNAKKHEVIFIKKKDYDKLINIILPPENEFLKELEKEQQEFLEAPVDDSGIDEQELEAEINRSALINLVEGALIEGVRKGASDIHFIPRSGNKTDIMFRIDGNLQLWHTQENTLPEAVVAVVKDRSKGMDRFEREMAQDGFIQREIDNHIIRFRVSILPMVGTELKNKFESVVIRILDDRKVIKDLDKLGLAGYARKAFEKAINEPQGMVILTGPTGSGKSTTLVAALYQVITPEVNVLTVEDPVEYVIEGARQLKIGFKMNFEQAIRSILRHDPDIVLVGEMRDRETAETAIKLANTGHLTFSTLHTNDAPSAVSRLYKMGIEPFLIAYAINLIVAQRLIRRLCNNCKKKVVNFDEDLMQAAGLNIAEWRNYTIYQAVGCDQCNHTGYKGRIAIHEALYFTKEIRHIIVKAGEEVDEEKIREQARKDGTLTLREAGLEKVKMGLTSIEEVLANTTEQ from the coding sequence GTGAGGAAACCGGAACCATTAAGAATACGGCATTGCAGCTTAGCAAATTACTATGAAGCTGAGACAGTCTATAAACTCAAAAACTTAATTGAACTTATTCAGGTTGCCATTGCTATGATAATAATGGTTGTTATGATTGCATTGACTTTAGTGTCCGCAGAAACTGCAACCGTAAGACCTAAAACCCCCGGAACAGCATCAGTAACAACTAATACGGAATTCAGAGTCAGCATGATTGATACAAATCTCGAGATGAGCGACAAAATCGGTTATCTCCTTTACAAAAAGGGGATAATCGATGCTCAGACACTTGAGAGGGCTATTAACGCCAAGAACAATGATAAAAGCAAAGTCAAAAGAAATCTTGCGCAGATACTTGTGCAGGATTTTGGTTATGATCACGATGTAATTTTCCGTGAAGTTGCAATTCTATATGCTTTCCGTGAATTAGATACCAAGCCTGAAGAAATACCGGAAAGTCGTTTACAATTAATTCGGAATCTAATTGAAAGTGGTGGAGAAAACTTAAAGAAGATGATGCTTGATCATGGCGTCATTCCTTTTATGTTTGATGATAAAAATCGTGATAAACTTATACTTGCTGCAACCGATCCGACTGACAGAGAAATTGCTAAAATTGCTTTTGGTTTAAATGCTAAAAAACATGAAGTAATCTTCATTAAGAAAAAAGATTACGATAAACTAATCAATATAATTCTCCCACCTGAAAATGAATTCCTGAAGGAACTTGAAAAAGAACAGCAGGAATTTCTTGAAGCGCCCGTTGATGACAGTGGTATTGATGAACAGGAACTTGAAGCTGAAATAAATAGAAGTGCTCTTATAAATCTTGTTGAAGGTGCTTTGATTGAAGGAGTTAGAAAAGGTGCAAGTGATATACACTTCATTCCTCGCTCCGGAAATAAAACAGATATTATGTTCAGAATTGATGGAAACTTACAGTTATGGCACACACAGGAAAATACTTTACCAGAAGCTGTTGTAGCTGTAGTTAAAGACCGTTCAAAAGGTATGGACAGATTTGAAAGAGAAATGGCGCAGGATGGATTTATACAAAGAGAGATTGATAATCATATTATAAGATTTCGTGTTTCTATTCTTCCAATGGTTGGCACTGAACTTAAAAACAAATTTGAAAGTGTTGTAATAAGAATACTTGATGACAGAAAAGTTATTAAGGATTTAGATAAATTAGGTCTGGCGGGCTACGCCAGAAAGGCATTTGAAAAAGCCATCAACGAACCACAGGGAATGGTAATCTTAACCGGTCCTACGGGAAGTGGTAAAAGTACTACATTAGTTGCAGCTTTGTACCAGGTAATCACCCCAGAAGTGAATGTGCTTACTGTAGAAGATCCTGTTGAATATGTAATAGAAGGTGCGCGACAATTAAAGATTGGATTCAAGATGAACTTTGAGCAAGCGATAAGGTCTATACTTCGTCATGATCCTGATATTGTATTAGTTGGTGAGATGAGAGATAGAGAGACCGCTGAGACCGCTATAAAACTTGCTAATACAGGTCACTTAACATTTTCCACACTCCACACGAACGATGCTCCAAGCGCTGTATCAAGATTGTATAAAATGGGCATTGAGCCATTCTTAATTGCCTATGCAATTAATCTTATTGTTGCTCAACGACTTATCAGAAGACTTTGCAATAACTGTAAAAAGAAAGTTGTAAACTTCGACGAAGATTTAATGCAGGCAGCTGGTTTAAATATTGCTGAATGGAGAAATTATACAATCTATCAGGCAGTTGGTTGCGATCAGTGTAATCATACTGGATATAAAGGAAGAATTGCCATTCACGAAGCATTATATTTTACAAAAGAGATAAGACATATTATAGTTAAAGCAGGTGAAGAAGTTGATGAAGAAAAAATTCGTGAACAGGCAAGAAAAGATGGAACACTCACCTTGAGGGAAGCCGGCTTAGAGAAAGTTAAAATGGGTTTAACATCGATTGAAGAAGTTCTGGCAAATACAACAGAACAGTAA
- a CDS encoding PilT/PilU family type 4a pilus ATPase yields the protein MNVQEEKKVLEVFCRTIPEGLFGPDRVHYIIENIDKIKDQDKILLRKLFNKFLTSMIERDASDIEVGGHGNCGYIWMRVYGNKERAKDLPQFSDDEAATIIINLLNTNQRKHLWENKNLDFSYTFLYERRNVNVRFRADAYFDLDTLTLNMRAINQTIRPLASLEFHPNVVRTMSHGYIKFGLSLITGITGSGKSTTLDSIVDHHNKFDPCHIIIIAAPIEYVHTSNVSLIKHREVGRDVATFKDGIVQALRQDPDIIIVGEMRDPDTIMAALEVTDTGHKVFSTLHTSSAVESIDRIIAEVHPTEQERVRNRLADVLISIVSQKLVPSLDGKRVLAKEVLIVTPSVKAAIKNNNTSEIYMMMNQGGAQGMITMEQDLKRLYLEKKISLETAITYANNKTRIHQILAA from the coding sequence GTGAACGTTCAAGAAGAAAAAAAAGTACTTGAAGTTTTCTGCAGAACAATTCCCGAAGGCTTGTTTGGTCCTGATCGTGTTCATTATATAATAGAGAATATCGACAAGATTAAAGATCAGGATAAAATACTTCTCCGTAAACTTTTCAATAAATTTCTCACTAGTATGATTGAGCGCGATGCTTCAGATATTGAAGTCGGTGGTCATGGTAATTGCGGTTATATCTGGATGAGAGTCTATGGTAATAAAGAAAGAGCAAAGGACCTCCCGCAATTTTCAGACGATGAAGCAGCAACAATTATAATTAACCTTCTGAATACTAATCAAAGAAAACACCTTTGGGAAAATAAAAACCTGGATTTCAGTTACACTTTTCTTTATGAAAGAAGAAATGTAAATGTAAGATTCAGAGCAGATGCTTATTTTGATCTGGATACTTTGACTCTGAATATGAGAGCAATTAACCAGACAATAAGACCACTTGCGAGTTTAGAGTTTCATCCAAATGTGGTCCGGACAATGAGCCATGGTTATATTAAATTTGGTTTATCTCTGATTACAGGTATAACTGGTTCCGGTAAATCAACAACACTTGATTCTATTGTTGATCATCATAATAAATTTGACCCTTGTCATATCATAATAATTGCAGCGCCTATTGAATATGTTCACACTTCAAATGTTTCGTTGATTAAACATCGTGAAGTAGGAAGAGATGTTGCAACATTTAAAGATGGAATTGTACAGGCATTAAGACAAGATCCTGATATTATAATCGTTGGTGAAATGAGAGACCCGGATACTATTATGGCTGCTCTCGAAGTAACCGACACAGGTCATAAAGTATTTTCAACATTACATACTTCTTCTGCCGTTGAATCCATCGACAGAATTATAGCAGAAGTTCATCCTACAGAACAGGAGCGTGTGCGAAACAGATTAGCTGATGTACTTATTTCAATCGTATCACAGAAACTTGTTCCGAGTCTGGATGGTAAGCGAGTTCTTGCAAAAGAAGTACTTATTGTTACCCCGAGTGTTAAAGCAGCAATAAAAAATAATAACACAAGTGAAATTTATATGATGATGAATCAGGGTGGCGCACAGGGAATGATCACTATGGAACAAGATTTAAAGAGATTATATTTGGAGAAGAAAATTTCTTTGGAAACAGCAATTACTTACGCAAACAACAAAACAAGAATTCATCAAATACTAGCAGCATAA
- a CDS encoding type II secretion system protein GspD, whose amino-acid sequence MKTITSILIIVFVLIGDVLPQQRLEKQFKTFRNPDELVTLSQSLPFNEAIALLSKVSEMTTGKRIVSTVDSKDPIGIEIEGMPYDKALLVIVQYNGYIFEETEDVIIVKRPGEDKLKSLPEYASFDTREVKISAVFFEMNVSESKKRGIDWKILLSKGDWNVGAELFTQTTSQQQQQTRPPELNITSEASGKVGSFFGQATALFRWFEEENLGEIIANPSVVVRDKNQGRIQVGSDFSVRTRDFAGNTVEKFFPTGTIIEVTPYIYNEKGIDYILLKILVERSSFSLNEQTTEIRKTNASTQILMLNGEETVLGGLFVNEETQTRNGIPFLKDLPGWFFGLRYLFGSDQTTVTKKELVILLKAELLPTLQERHNNPTSDNLILKERVESNNRIKYYQLNGTESIENR is encoded by the coding sequence ATGAAAACAATAACTTCAATCTTAATCATTGTGTTTGTTTTAATTGGGGATGTTCTCCCACAGCAGCGTCTTGAAAAACAATTCAAGACTTTCAGAAATCCCGATGAGTTAGTGACTCTTTCTCAGTCACTTCCATTTAATGAAGCAATTGCTTTGTTAAGTAAAGTGAGTGAAATGACTACCGGAAAGAGAATCGTTTCTACAGTTGATTCTAAAGATCCAATCGGAATTGAAATCGAAGGTATGCCATACGATAAAGCATTACTCGTTATTGTTCAATATAATGGTTATATCTTCGAAGAAACTGAAGATGTAATAATTGTAAAGAGACCTGGCGAAGATAAATTAAAATCTTTACCAGAATATGCATCCTTTGATACAAGAGAAGTGAAAATTTCTGCTGTCTTTTTTGAAATGAATGTTTCAGAATCTAAGAAAAGAGGAATCGACTGGAAAATATTATTATCAAAAGGAGATTGGAATGTTGGTGCTGAATTATTTACTCAGACCACTTCGCAACAACAGCAGCAAACAAGACCACCAGAATTAAACATTACAAGTGAAGCATCTGGTAAAGTAGGAAGTTTCTTCGGTCAGGCAACCGCTTTGTTCAGATGGTTCGAAGAAGAAAACCTTGGTGAAATCATCGCTAATCCTTCAGTAGTTGTGAGAGATAAAAATCAGGGAAGAATTCAGGTCGGTTCAGATTTCTCTGTTAGAACCAGAGATTTTGCCGGAAACACTGTTGAAAAGTTCTTCCCAACCGGAACTATTATTGAAGTTACTCCATATATTTATAATGAGAAGGGAATTGATTATATACTTCTTAAAATCCTTGTTGAAAGAAGTTCATTCTCTCTCAATGAACAAACGACAGAAATCAGAAAGACTAACGCTTCTACTCAGATTCTTATGCTCAACGGCGAAGAGACCGTTCTTGGTGGGTTGTTTGTTAACGAAGAAACTCAGACCAGAAATGGAATTCCTTTCTTGAAAGATTTGCCCGGATGGTTTTTCGGATTAAGATATTTATTCGGGTCGGATCAAACTACCGTTACAAAGAAAGAACTGGTAATATTACTTAAAGCAGAGTTGCTTCCTACTCTGCAGGAAAGACATAACAATCCAACTTCTGATAATTTAATTCTTAAGGAAAGAGTAGAATCAAACAACAGAATTAAATATTATCAGCTCAACGGTACTGAATCAATTGAAAACAGGTAA
- a CDS encoding DUF2723 domain-containing protein, whose translation MTDSKRPYNFFIENYTELTGFFVFLVYILTVGRSIGEFDSGELALAQATLSIPHPTGYPLFSLLGFLFSKIPLPISTLIKLNLLNSIWCTLTVIVLIKTSLLLLNNLELIFNKKILQSKINFNIPQSHKIAISIFSGLMLAFSATFWLNSTKVEVYTLQIFLTSLIVYNSLKIFLKEVNSLAEKCYKKILKDWLLVAILIGLAFSNHLMTIYLLPATFILFFLINKISKDSIKGFLILVLVGISISSVFYLMMMFRAQTSPPWSYGDPSDFHRLIDHITAKEYSKYVLDSTEGLLQQSYKLLKMLSFNFIPSTFSMGEFGLSLFLGIAGVILISFLKRELALYQYLILIVSIATALIYHIPDINEYFLVAFWILSLASVLPVIFLLLIIDVRILLKRIVFLLLAFLIVLQFFVNYKYADRSEFFVIEDFLKSSIGELPPNSILLTDNWSSIISPALFYQNVENFRKDVNIISPSGYIEFDWYRKFKSTQIYDKDYVLIPMTNTYVAFDVAYKLISKGILKIPEHFSLIPMRNFFMIGTDSSYYPIDFVENKVRFSKYLSSESEKYIRELIPYMLEQRLLYELKFNKIDIAKKITKDIQNNFPSYKLSEKTLVELIKNKIL comes from the coding sequence ATGACAGATTCAAAAAGGCCATATAATTTTTTCATTGAAAATTACACTGAGTTAACTGGCTTTTTTGTTTTCCTGGTTTATATTTTGACTGTTGGAAGATCCATCGGTGAATTTGACTCTGGTGAATTGGCATTAGCACAAGCTACACTTAGTATACCTCATCCAACCGGTTATCCGCTTTTCTCTCTGCTTGGTTTCCTATTTAGTAAAATCCCATTACCAATTTCAACTTTAATCAAATTGAATTTATTGAATTCCATTTGGTGTACATTAACAGTTATAGTTTTAATAAAGACCTCTTTATTATTATTAAACAATTTGGAACTAATATTTAATAAAAAAATTCTTCAATCAAAGATTAATTTCAATATTCCGCAATCTCATAAAATTGCCATTTCTATTTTTTCAGGATTAATGCTGGCATTTAGTGCAACATTTTGGCTAAACAGTACTAAAGTCGAAGTTTATACTCTACAGATTTTTCTTACATCTCTTATCGTATATAATTCTCTGAAAATTTTCTTAAAGGAAGTAAATTCTTTAGCTGAAAAATGTTACAAAAAAATATTAAAAGACTGGCTACTTGTTGCAATATTAATTGGATTAGCTTTCTCAAATCATTTAATGACAATTTACCTATTGCCTGCTACTTTCATATTATTTTTTCTTATTAATAAAATTAGTAAAGACAGTATTAAAGGATTTTTGATTCTTGTCTTAGTTGGAATTTCTATCTCTTCAGTTTTTTATTTGATGATGATGTTCAGAGCGCAAACTTCTCCGCCCTGGTCATATGGCGACCCTTCTGATTTTCATCGGTTAATTGATCATATTACTGCAAAAGAATATTCAAAATATGTTTTAGATAGCACTGAAGGATTACTTCAACAAAGTTACAAATTGTTAAAGATGCTCAGTTTTAATTTTATCCCTTCGACATTTTCGATGGGGGAATTTGGGTTATCTTTATTTCTGGGAATAGCCGGGGTAATACTTATTTCTTTTCTTAAAAGAGAATTAGCACTTTATCAATACTTAATTTTAATTGTTTCGATCGCTACCGCTTTAATTTATCATATTCCTGATATTAACGAATATTTTCTGGTTGCATTTTGGATATTGAGTCTTGCCTCTGTTCTGCCTGTTATCTTTTTACTTTTAATTATCGATGTCAGAATTTTATTAAAACGGATTGTTTTTCTTTTATTAGCTTTCTTAATTGTGTTGCAGTTCTTTGTAAATTATAAATACGCCGATAGATCTGAATTTTTTGTGATAGAAGACTTTTTAAAATCTTCAATTGGAGAATTACCACCAAACTCGATATTATTGACAGATAACTGGAGTTCAATAATATCGCCGGCTTTGTTTTATCAGAATGTTGAGAATTTCCGAAAGGATGTTAACATAATAAGTCCATCCGGTTACATAGAATTTGATTGGTATAGGAAATTTAAGTCAACACAAATTTATGATAAAGATTATGTTTTAATTCCTATGACGAATACATATGTGGCATTCGATGTCGCATATAAACTTATTAGCAAAGGGATTCTAAAAATTCCCGAGCATTTTTCTTTAATTCCTATGAGAAATTTTTTTATGATTGGAACTGACAGCAGCTATTATCCGATTGATTTTGTTGAGAACAAAGTAAGATTTAGTAAATATCTTTCTAGTGAATCCGAAAAATATATCAGAGAATTAATCCCTTATATGCTTGAGCAGCGGCTACTTTATGAGCTAAAGTTCAATAAAATAGATATTGCAAAAAAAATTACTAAAGACATTCAAAATAATTTTCCATCTTATAAATTATCTGAAAAAACTTTAGTTGAGTTAATTAAAAACAAAATCCTTTAA
- a CDS encoding type II secretion system F family protein — MTRLGYKVISVNQKLIDLQAKPPVQEIVTFVKISAELLEQKLSYGEILNLLINDTQNATLKNTLKEINNELKKGADSQVTFLKYQDVFGKFTAYMLGLASKSGNMTEIYKATAKFLERRQEFRKNLRSALITPISYCVCFIPGCYFLCRIYLSLKQQSCLFASELSYPL; from the coding sequence TTGACCAGACTTGGTTACAAAGTAATTTCTGTTAACCAAAAGCTGATAGATCTTCAGGCAAAGCCACCAGTTCAGGAAATAGTTACCTTTGTAAAAATCAGTGCTGAACTATTAGAGCAAAAACTTTCCTATGGTGAAATTCTGAACCTGCTTATTAATGATACTCAGAATGCAACTCTCAAAAACACTCTAAAAGAAATTAATAACGAACTTAAAAAAGGTGCTGACAGCCAGGTTACATTTTTAAAGTATCAGGATGTATTTGGTAAGTTTACTGCTTATATGCTTGGCCTTGCTTCAAAGTCTGGTAATATGACTGAGATTTATAAAGCTACAGCAAAGTTTCTTGAGCGAAGACAGGAGTTCAGGAAAAACTTAAGAAGCGCTCTTATCACTCCTATTAGTTACTGTGTTTGTTTTATTCCTGGCTGTTATTTTCTATGTCGGATATATCTTTCCCTGAAACAGCAAAGTTGTTTGTTCGCTTCGGAGTTGAGTTACCCCCTATGA
- a CDS encoding DUF2723 domain-containing protein — protein sequence MTSNRSEIFFRILSKSYHILTGIFVFVVYYLTTSRSIGEIDSGELAAVQATWGIAHPTGYPLFAITGYIYSKIPFAQPLIFQLNLLQCIFNSFTVVVLIKLIEKVLFNFNLFINEVRFPALSKLKFNRWTIHNYIYNRGIDLCIQYNFLEASNSG from the coding sequence ATGACAAGTAATCGATCGGAAATTTTTTTTAGGATTCTATCAAAATCTTATCATATCCTGACAGGTATTTTTGTTTTTGTTGTATATTATTTAACAACATCTCGTTCTATTGGAGAAATTGATTCAGGTGAACTTGCTGCTGTGCAGGCGACCTGGGGAATTGCTCATCCGACAGGTTATCCACTATTTGCAATTACAGGTTATATTTATTCGAAAATTCCTTTTGCTCAACCATTAATATTTCAGTTAAATCTTTTACAATGCATTTTTAATTCATTTACAGTCGTCGTTTTAATAAAATTAATTGAGAAAGTACTGTTCAATTTTAATTTATTCATAAATGAAGTTAGATTTCCTGCGTTATCAAAATTAAAATTTAATCGTTGGACTATTCATAATTACATCTATAATAGGGGGATTGACTTATGCATTCAGTATAACTTTTTGGAAGCAAGCAACTCGGGTTGA
- a CDS encoding response regulator, whose amino-acid sequence MESILIVDDDVNLCKVLSEELSEVGYEVNYVNNGFEALDFLRKKSVDLMLLDLKMPGIDGFEVLKEMEYRDLKAKVIVLTAYADVKSAIDSAKMGANDFLSKPYDFDELLITIRKVLQKE is encoded by the coding sequence ATGGAATCAATTTTGATAGTTGATGATGATGTTAATTTATGCAAAGTGCTCAGTGAAGAACTTTCAGAAGTTGGTTACGAAGTAAATTATGTAAATAATGGTTTTGAAGCATTAGATTTTCTGAGAAAAAAATCAGTTGATCTAATGCTTCTTGACCTTAAAATGCCGGGGATTGATGGTTTTGAAGTGCTGAAAGAGATGGAATATCGTGATCTTAAAGCTAAAGTGATTGTTCTTACGGCTTATGCTGATGTTAAAAGTGCTATTGATTCAGCTAAAATGGGTGCGAATGATTTCCTCAGCAAACCTTACGATTTTGACGAGCTACTGATTACAATCAGAAAAGTACTCCAAAAAGAGTAG
- a CDS encoding DUF2723 domain-containing protein has protein sequence MTYAFSITFWKQATRVEVYSLQIFLTSIIIFSLISILINHLKSETIKNKQWYFTAVMIGLAFSNHMMTLYLLPATVYLFFLINRFEKQSFYLFIRLFLISFSIAFFFYLLMMFRAQSNPEFTFMNEPRSFPALIDYVTREIL, from the coding sequence TTGACTTATGCATTCAGTATAACTTTTTGGAAGCAAGCAACTCGGGTTGAAGTTTATTCTCTCCAAATATTTTTAACTTCGATTATAATATTTTCGTTGATTAGTATCCTAATAAACCATCTCAAGTCTGAAACGATAAAAAATAAACAATGGTATTTTACTGCTGTTATGATTGGGTTGGCGTTTTCGAATCATATGATGACACTCTATCTTTTGCCGGCAACTGTCTATCTCTTTTTCTTAATCAATCGTTTTGAAAAACAATCATTTTATCTCTTCATCAGATTATTCTTAATTTCTTTTTCAATTGCTTTCTTTTTCTATTTGTTGATGATGTTCCGAGCTCAGAGCAATCCTGAATTTACTTTTATGAATGAGCCAAGATCATTCCCGGCTTTAATTGATTATGTGACGAGGGAAATACTATGA